The following coding sequences lie in one Maribacter forsetii DSM 18668 genomic window:
- a CDS encoding quinone-dependent dihydroorotate dehydrogenase, with product MYRLFIRPLLFLLDPEKVHHISFSSIKFFSKIGLSGLIKSMFVVEDKRLERELFGLKFKNPVGLAAGFDKNAVLYNELSDFGFGFVEIGTLTPKPQEGNPKKRLFRLKEDKAIINRMGFNNHGVFEAVENLKKNHKVLIGGNIGKNKVTPNNEAIKDYLICFDALFDHVDYFVVNVSSPNTPGLRELQDKEPLTALLNELQLENAKQSERKETIRKPILLKIAPDLTDSQLLDIIDIVSDTSIDGVIATNTTISRENLKSHALITEEAGGLSGAPLKDRSTEVIRFLAQKSNKAFPIIGVGGINSAEDAIEKLEAGADLIQLWTGFVYEGPALVKQINKALLEKTATS from the coding sequence ATGTACAGGCTTTTTATTAGACCTCTTTTATTTCTTCTCGATCCAGAAAAAGTTCATCACATTAGTTTTTCAAGTATTAAGTTTTTTTCCAAAATAGGTCTGTCAGGACTTATTAAATCAATGTTCGTTGTTGAGGATAAGCGTTTGGAACGTGAGCTTTTTGGTTTGAAATTTAAAAATCCCGTTGGTTTGGCCGCCGGCTTTGATAAAAATGCTGTTTTATATAACGAACTTTCGGATTTCGGATTCGGATTCGTAGAAATAGGTACATTGACACCTAAGCCTCAGGAGGGGAACCCTAAGAAGAGATTATTCCGTTTAAAAGAAGATAAGGCTATCATTAACCGAATGGGGTTTAATAATCACGGCGTTTTTGAAGCCGTAGAGAATTTAAAGAAAAATCATAAAGTACTTATAGGTGGTAATATTGGTAAGAACAAAGTGACACCTAATAATGAAGCCATCAAAGATTACCTCATTTGTTTTGATGCACTATTTGATCATGTAGATTACTTTGTTGTGAATGTAAGTTCACCAAACACTCCGGGTTTGCGTGAGCTACAGGATAAAGAGCCATTAACGGCATTGTTGAATGAACTTCAATTAGAAAATGCTAAGCAAAGTGAACGTAAAGAAACTATACGTAAACCTATTTTGTTGAAAATAGCACCAGACCTTACTGATAGTCAATTGTTAGATATTATTGATATTGTAAGCGATACTTCTATAGACGGGGTTATTGCGACCAATACAACTATTTCTAGAGAGAATTTGAAATCCCATGCACTAATAACTGAAGAAGCTGGCGGACTTAGTGGTGCTCCTTTAAAAGATAGAAGTACAGAGGTTATTCGCTTTTTAGCTCAAAAAAGTAATAAAGCATTTCCAATAATTGGTGTTGGTGGTATAAACTCTGCTGAAGATGCCATAGAGAAATTAGAAGCTGGGGCAGATTTAATTCAATTATGGACGGGCTTTGTATATGAAGGTCCAGCTTTGGTGAAACAAATTAACAAAGCTTTGTTGGAGAAAACAGCTACTTCATAG
- a CDS encoding HTTM domain-containing protein yields the protein MESVIKKYIKAPVETAPLAVFRILFGLMMFFSIVRFWSYGWIDKLYIQPKFFFSYYGVEWVKPLGVYTYLIFIICGFAALLVALGYRYKLSIVIFFLSFTYIELMDKTTYLNHYYFISLLSFLMIFLPANATYSIDAYLNPKKSFEYVPSWTVNSIKLLLSIVYFYAGLAKLNSDWLLKAMPLKIWLPSKFDTPFIGGLLGEEWVQYAFSWSGALYDLTIPFFLLFKKTRPYAFVMVVVFHVLTRVLFPIGMFPYVMIISALIFFDSSFHEKILKYLSKFLKMDDTKFNNQKVYQDFPTITSKMKMTVLIAFFAIQLIFPFRYLLYPGELFWTEEGYRFSWRVMLMEKSGYAQFKIVDGESGRWFYVDNTDFITPFQEKQMAFQPDFILEYAHFLKNHFEKDGHKNVQVFVDCQVSLNGRLSTTYIDPTIDLGKQRESFLHKNWITPFKDEIKGI from the coding sequence ATGGAATCGGTAATTAAGAAATATATAAAAGCTCCCGTAGAGACCGCCCCTTTGGCGGTCTTTCGTATTTTATTTGGTCTAATGATGTTTTTTAGCATTGTTCGATTTTGGAGCTATGGTTGGATCGATAAACTTTACATTCAGCCAAAATTCTTTTTTTCTTACTATGGGGTTGAGTGGGTAAAGCCATTAGGCGTGTATACTTATCTCATATTTATAATTTGTGGTTTTGCAGCGCTACTGGTGGCTCTTGGGTATCGGTATAAATTAAGTATTGTCATATTCTTTTTGAGTTTTACCTATATAGAATTAATGGATAAGACAACATACCTTAACCATTATTACTTTATTAGCTTACTTAGTTTTTTAATGATATTTCTGCCCGCAAATGCAACCTATTCCATAGATGCATATCTAAACCCTAAAAAAAGTTTTGAATATGTACCAAGCTGGACAGTGAATAGCATTAAGCTACTTTTAAGTATCGTATATTTTTATGCTGGACTGGCGAAGTTAAATTCAGATTGGTTGCTAAAGGCTATGCCTTTGAAAATTTGGTTGCCTTCAAAATTTGATACTCCGTTTATAGGTGGTTTACTTGGTGAAGAGTGGGTGCAATATGCATTTAGCTGGTCTGGAGCACTATATGATCTAACAATTCCTTTTTTCTTGTTATTCAAAAAAACCAGACCGTATGCATTTGTAATGGTCGTAGTTTTTCATGTGTTGACTAGGGTACTTTTTCCTATTGGCATGTTCCCGTATGTAATGATCATTTCTGCTTTGATATTTTTTGATTCAAGCTTTCATGAGAAAATCTTAAAATACCTTTCGAAGTTCTTGAAAATGGATGATACGAAATTTAATAATCAGAAAGTTTATCAAGATTTTCCGACTATTACATCGAAAATGAAAATGACCGTTTTAATTGCCTTTTTTGCTATACAACTTATTTTTCCTTTTAGGTATCTTTTGTATCCAGGTGAGTTATTCTGGACGGAAGAAGGTTACCGATTTTCTTGGCGCGTAATGCTCATGGAAAAATCTGGTTACGCACAATTTAAAATTGTAGATGGAGAATCTGGAAGATGGTTTTATGTGGATAATACAGATTTTATCACTCCGTTTCAAGAAAAACAAATGGCATTTCAGCCAGATTTTATATTAGAATATGCCCATTTTTTAAAAAATCATTTTGAAAAAGATGGTCATAAAAATGTGCAGGTATTCGTAGATTGCCAAGTTAGTTTAAATGGTAGGTTAAGTACAACATATATAGACCCTACTATTGATCTTGGAAAACAAAGAGAGTCTTTTTTACATAAGAATTGGATAACACCATTTAAAGATGAGATTAAAGGAATTTAG
- a CDS encoding YdeI/OmpD-associated family protein, protein MEKQEKIALFYNEAHQFKNGVTQLRTLALDCGMTETYKWSFPTYMINNKNVIAINKFKNHFGIWFFNGVFLSDPKKVLENAQEGKTMAMRHWKFTSLEGIDKKDITSYINEAIANQKKGLQVKVEKKPKTKIEIPAYLSIALENNYDIKDAFSKLTYSKQKDYAEFIATAKQEKTKLSRLEKIIPLILAGRGLHDQYKK, encoded by the coding sequence ATGGAAAAGCAAGAGAAAATAGCTTTGTTTTATAATGAAGCACATCAATTTAAAAATGGTGTAACCCAATTAAGAACCCTTGCTTTAGACTGCGGTATGACGGAAACCTACAAATGGAGTTTCCCTACCTACATGATCAATAATAAAAATGTCATCGCTATAAACAAATTCAAAAATCACTTTGGTATCTGGTTTTTTAACGGCGTCTTTTTAAGTGATCCTAAAAAAGTTTTAGAAAATGCACAAGAAGGCAAAACCATGGCAATGCGTCACTGGAAATTTACTTCACTTGAAGGCATTGATAAAAAAGACATTACATCTTATATAAATGAGGCTATAGCAAATCAAAAGAAAGGTTTACAGGTAAAGGTTGAGAAAAAACCTAAAACCAAAATTGAGATTCCTGCATACTTATCTATTGCATTAGAAAACAACTATGACATAAAGGACGCTTTTAGCAAATTAACCTATTCCAAACAAAAAGATTACGCCGAGTTTATAGCAACCGCTAAACAAGAAAAAACAAAACTATCTAGATTAGAAAAGATAATTCCACTGATATTAGCAGGTAGAGGACTGCATGACCAATACAAGAAGTAA
- the yajC gene encoding preprotein translocase subunit YajC, translating into MGDIGQFLPMILIFVVAYFFMIRPQMKRQKDEKKFSAELKRGDRVITKSGLHGKVVDLNDKDTSCVLETMAGKLKFDRSAISMEMSAKLNAPEKK; encoded by the coding sequence ATGGGTGATATAGGGCAGTTTCTTCCAATGATTTTGATTTTTGTGGTCGCATATTTTTTTATGATCAGACCCCAAATGAAAAGACAAAAGGATGAAAAGAAATTTTCAGCAGAATTAAAACGTGGTGATCGTGTTATTACCAAAAGTGGTCTGCACGGAAAAGTAGTAGATTTGAATGATAAGGATACTTCTTGTGTATTGGAAACAATGGCAGGGAAGTTAAAGTTTGATAGATCTGCCATATCCATGGAAATGAGCGCTAAGTTAAACGCTCCAGAAAAGAAATAA
- a CDS encoding LysE family translocator, producing MNYEILLAFSMATFVLALSPGPDNIFVLIQSISNGKKYGLAVVAGLMTGCLVHTTLLAFGVSAIIKNNPAIFTFIKMFGAAYLLYLAVMVYRGGDAISIAGETKNKNKLGSLYKQGFIMNVLNPKVTIFFLAFFPGFLFSDSLSNVTQFYTLGFLFIVVSSLVFSAIAVLSGQISNFLTANKRTGFVLKWIQVIVFIGIAIYLLIG from the coding sequence TTGAATTACGAGATTTTATTGGCTTTTTCAATGGCGACCTTTGTTCTGGCACTTTCACCCGGTCCTGATAATATATTCGTGCTCATACAAAGCATTAGTAATGGCAAAAAATATGGTTTAGCGGTCGTTGCAGGATTAATGACCGGTTGTTTAGTCCATACTACGTTATTGGCATTTGGAGTTTCTGCAATTATTAAGAATAACCCTGCTATATTTACTTTTATAAAAATGTTTGGGGCTGCCTATTTATTATATTTAGCTGTAATGGTGTATAGAGGTGGTGATGCTATTTCTATTGCCGGCGAAACAAAGAATAAAAATAAATTAGGTTCATTATATAAACAGGGTTTCATAATGAATGTGTTGAACCCTAAGGTGACCATTTTCTTTCTAGCATTTTTTCCGGGATTTCTATTTTCAGATTCTTTAAGTAATGTTACTCAATTCTATACCCTTGGTTTTTTATTTATAGTGGTTTCTTCACTTGTTTTTAGCGCTATCGCAGTTTTATCTGGTCAAATCTCCAATTTCCTGACAGCTAATAAGAGGACCGGATTTGTTTTAAAGTGGATTCAAGTTATTGTCTTCATCGGAATTGCGATTTATTTACTTATAGGGTAG
- a CDS encoding hydroxymethylglutaryl-CoA lyase codes for MSNSKIKIVECPRDAMQGIKQFIPTDEKVRYIQSLLGCGFDTIDFGSFVSPKAIPQMVDTAEVLSKLDLSKTNSKLLSIVANVRGVQDAVTHPEIDYLGFPFSISENFQMRNTHKTIAQSVETLQEIFDLADAANKEVVTYISMGFGNPYGDPWNVDIVGEWTEKLAKMGAKILSLSDTVGSSDPETISYLFSNLIPKYPNIEFGAHLHTTPTKWHEKVAAAYESGCRRFDGAIQGFGGCPMAKDDLTGNMPTEKMLSYFTSAKADSGVNWMTFEASYNKATELFLQYH; via the coding sequence ATGTCTAATTCAAAGATCAAAATAGTTGAGTGTCCTAGAGATGCTATGCAAGGCATAAAGCAGTTTATACCTACAGATGAAAAAGTCAGGTATATACAATCTTTGTTAGGCTGCGGATTTGATACTATTGATTTCGGAAGTTTTGTTTCGCCAAAGGCTATACCACAAATGGTAGATACTGCAGAGGTGTTGTCCAAGTTAGATTTGTCTAAAACAAATTCTAAATTACTTTCTATAGTGGCAAATGTGCGTGGCGTACAAGATGCGGTTACACACCCAGAAATTGATTATTTAGGTTTTCCATTTTCTATTTCAGAAAATTTTCAAATGCGAAATACGCATAAGACCATTGCGCAATCCGTAGAAACTTTACAAGAGATATTTGACTTAGCGGATGCCGCTAATAAAGAGGTAGTAACCTATATTTCTATGGGTTTTGGTAACCCATATGGTGATCCTTGGAATGTTGATATTGTGGGGGAGTGGACAGAGAAGTTGGCAAAAATGGGAGCAAAAATATTATCGCTTTCAGATACCGTTGGTTCTTCTGATCCCGAAACTATTTCATACTTGTTCTCGAATCTTATTCCCAAATATCCAAATATCGAATTTGGTGCGCACTTGCATACTACGCCTACCAAATGGCATGAAAAAGTGGCTGCTGCATACGAATCTGGGTGTAGACGTTTTGATGGTGCCATACAAGGTTTTGGTGGTTGCCCAATGGCTAAGGATGATTTAACAGGAAACATGCCCACAGAAAAAATGCTTTCCTATTTTACTTCGGCGAAAGCAGATTCTGGAGTTAACTGGATGACATTTGAGGCTTCTTATAATAAAGCTACCGAGTTGTTTTTACAATATCACTAG
- a CDS encoding Dabb family protein, translating to MKIKLLLLLISISFASNAFAKTNENMNSTTMIQNDSLLRHTVFFKFKEGTTPAQIKKVEDAFSALPSKIEQIKGYEWGLNNSPEGLDKGFTHAFFLTFESEEDRAIYLPHPDHKAFGAVLTPHLEDVFVVDYWTKK from the coding sequence ATGAAAATCAAATTACTTCTGTTACTAATTAGTATTTCATTTGCTTCAAACGCTTTTGCCAAGACAAATGAAAACATGAACTCAACAACAATGATCCAAAACGATAGTTTATTAAGGCACACCGTATTTTTTAAGTTTAAGGAAGGAACAACCCCTGCACAGATTAAAAAAGTTGAAGATGCTTTTAGTGCGCTACCTTCAAAAATTGAGCAAATAAAAGGATATGAATGGGGACTGAACAATAGTCCGGAAGGTTTGGATAAAGGGTTTACCCATGCTTTTTTTCTCACTTTTGAAAGTGAAGAGGATCGGGCAATTTATTTACCGCACCCAGACCACAAAGCTTTTGGAGCTGTATTAACTCCGCATTTAGAAGATGTATTCGTGGTAGATTATTGGACCAAAAAATAG
- a CDS encoding DUF4856 domain-containing protein, giving the protein MKKNLFVLSSIASLLFISCSSDDDSLELTTCEDGDCDPVETTIDNPDSYVFTRDNESTVSFDGQTTRLKMGAEILSAFTDVTSTSDQILSMYAHEEGANDFEETELNASDKSVKSKTAASADFFSTNATDQTLIRADFDSFITAQVNEVFPNWEVAAAEGTAGQIADGSSTRYINAQGLEYNQAFNKGLIGALTLDQIVNNYLSTSVLDEGDNRADNDANVVAEGKTYTNMEHKWDEAYGYVYGLNADAANPNDDLGADSFLNKYVGRVEGDDDFAGIADEIFQAFKLGRAAIVAKQYDVRDAQAEIIREKLSEVIGIRAVYYLQQGKNSLDQETPDYGGAFHDLSEGYGFVYSLQFTRKTNSTDPYFTKEEVDAFLVDIMDDGENGLWNVEAATLDAISTDISGRFSFTLEQAAE; this is encoded by the coding sequence ATGAAAAAGAACCTATTTGTACTATCTTCTATTGCAAGTTTACTATTTATTTCTTGTAGTTCTGATGATGATAGTTTAGAATTGACTACATGTGAAGATGGTGATTGTGATCCTGTTGAAACAACAATTGATAATCCAGATTCGTACGTATTTACAAGAGATAATGAAAGCACGGTTAGTTTTGATGGTCAAACAACAAGATTAAAAATGGGTGCAGAAATTTTAAGCGCATTTACAGATGTAACATCAACATCTGATCAAATTTTAAGTATGTATGCTCATGAAGAAGGAGCCAATGATTTTGAAGAAACAGAATTAAATGCATCTGATAAAAGTGTAAAAAGTAAAACAGCTGCATCGGCAGATTTCTTTTCTACCAATGCCACCGATCAAACATTGATCAGAGCGGATTTTGATAGCTTTATCACAGCACAAGTAAATGAGGTATTCCCAAACTGGGAAGTTGCAGCAGCAGAAGGAACAGCCGGGCAAATAGCTGACGGTTCTTCTACCAGATATATTAATGCTCAAGGTTTAGAATACAACCAAGCATTTAATAAAGGTTTAATTGGGGCGCTTACTCTTGATCAAATAGTCAACAATTATTTAAGTACTTCGGTTTTAGATGAAGGTGATAATAGAGCGGATAATGATGCTAATGTTGTAGCGGAAGGTAAAACCTACACCAATATGGAGCATAAGTGGGATGAAGCTTATGGATATGTTTATGGCTTAAATGCCGATGCTGCAAACCCAAATGATGACTTAGGTGCAGATAGCTTTTTAAATAAATATGTTGGTAGAGTAGAAGGGGATGACGATTTTGCCGGTATTGCCGATGAAATTTTTCAAGCCTTTAAATTAGGTAGAGCTGCCATTGTAGCTAAGCAATATGATGTTAGGGATGCACAGGCAGAAATTATTAGAGAGAAACTTTCTGAAGTTATCGGTATTAGAGCGGTGTACTATTTACAACAAGGTAAAAATAGTTTAGATCAAGAAACACCTGATTATGGTGGTGCTTTTCATGATTTATCAGAGGGTTACGGATTTGTTTACAGTTTACAGTTTACACGAAAAACCAATTCCACAGATCCTTATTTTACCAAAGAAGAAGTTGATGCGTTTTTAGTAGATATAATGGATGACGGAGAAAACGGACTTTGGAATGTAGAAGCAGCTACATTAGATGCTATTTCTACTGACATTTCTGGAAGGTTCAGTTTTACCTTAGAGCAAGCAGCAGAATAA
- a CDS encoding DUF1573 domain-containing protein, which yields MKKIVLIVGLVSMVAFTSCKDNASSKIKTDNVAEAAVRDEAAKAVPVMSFEKAEHDFGTIEQGTPQETVFTFTNTGNAPLIITDAKSSCGCTVPNPPKDPIAPGETGELKVNFNGSGQNQVTKTITVTANTEKGSELLRIKAFVNPKGAAPLGPVK from the coding sequence ATGAAAAAAATAGTTCTAATCGTTGGTCTAGTATCAATGGTAGCTTTTACTTCTTGTAAAGACAACGCATCAAGTAAAATTAAAACTGATAATGTAGCAGAAGCTGCGGTAAGAGATGAGGCTGCTAAAGCGGTACCTGTAATGTCTTTTGAGAAAGCAGAACATGATTTTGGTACAATTGAGCAAGGTACTCCACAAGAGACCGTATTTACGTTTACCAATACAGGTAACGCTCCATTGATTATTACCGATGCTAAAAGTAGCTGTGGTTGTACAGTTCCTAATCCTCCAAAGGATCCAATTGCACCAGGTGAAACAGGTGAGTTAAAAGTTAATTTCAACGGTTCTGGACAAAACCAGGTTACTAAAACCATTACGGTTACGGCTAACACGGAAAAAGGTTCTGAGCTTTTAAGAATCAAAGCTTTCGTTAACCCAAAAGGAGCAGCTCCATTAGGACCTGTTAAATAA
- the pepT gene encoding peptidase T — MQHIIDRFISYITIDTQSDSSSETTPSTEKQWNLANKLVEELQAIGMIDVTIDDNAYIMATLPSNVDHEVPTIGFISHFDTSPDFSGTNVNPQIIRNYDGKDIVLNKEKDIILSSSYFDDLLQYIGQTIITTDGTTLLGADDKAGITEIVTAMEYLINNPKIKHGPIRVGFTPDEEIGRGAHKFDVEKFGAAWAYTMDGSQIGELEYENFNAAGAKIKVKGKSVHPGYAKGKMVNALLIANKIISDLPKHEVPEETTGREGFFHVHHFDGEIENATVELIIRDHDLKHFNKRKELVQDIVKKYNNEYDNCIDLELNDQYFNMKEKVEPVFHIVETAKKAMEDIGIKPIIKPIRGGTDGSQLSYMGLPCPNIFAGGHNFHGKYEYVPVESMQKAVEVIVRICELTANQ; from the coding sequence ATGCAGCATATTATAGACCGTTTCATTAGTTACATTACTATTGACACACAGAGCGATTCATCATCAGAGACCACACCAAGCACAGAAAAACAATGGAATTTAGCCAATAAACTAGTTGAAGAGTTACAGGCTATAGGCATGATAGATGTTACTATAGATGACAATGCATATATCATGGCAACCTTACCTTCTAATGTTGATCATGAAGTACCCACCATTGGTTTTATTTCTCATTTTGATACGTCACCAGATTTTTCAGGTACGAACGTAAATCCGCAGATCATTAGAAACTACGATGGTAAAGACATTGTTCTGAACAAAGAAAAAGACATCATTTTATCCTCTTCCTATTTTGATGATTTACTACAGTATATTGGCCAGACCATCATTACTACAGATGGTACCACACTTTTGGGTGCAGATGATAAAGCAGGTATTACAGAGATTGTAACTGCCATGGAATATTTGATCAACAATCCTAAAATAAAGCACGGACCTATTAGAGTTGGGTTTACTCCAGATGAGGAGATTGGTCGTGGTGCACATAAATTTGATGTAGAAAAATTTGGTGCTGCTTGGGCATATACTATGGACGGAAGCCAAATTGGCGAGCTAGAATATGAAAATTTCAATGCTGCGGGAGCAAAAATCAAGGTAAAAGGTAAAAGTGTACACCCAGGTTATGCAAAAGGTAAAATGGTAAATGCCCTTTTAATCGCCAATAAGATTATCAGCGACTTACCAAAACATGAAGTGCCGGAAGAAACCACTGGTCGAGAAGGCTTTTTTCACGTGCATCACTTTGATGGAGAAATTGAAAATGCAACCGTAGAACTCATTATTAGAGATCATGATTTAAAGCATTTTAATAAACGAAAAGAATTGGTACAAGATATTGTCAAGAAGTATAATAATGAATATGATAATTGCATCGATCTAGAATTAAATGATCAATATTTTAATATGAAAGAAAAGGTAGAACCTGTTTTTCATATTGTTGAAACCGCTAAAAAGGCTATGGAAGATATTGGCATAAAACCAATCATTAAACCCATTAGAGGCGGTACGGATGGTTCTCAATTAAGCTATATGGGCTTACCCTGCCCTAACATTTTTGCCGGTGGACATAACTTTCACGGAAAATACGAATATGTACCTGTGGAGAGCATGCAGAAAGCAGTAGAAGTAATTGTGCGCATTTGTGAATTAACGGCAAATCAATAA
- a CDS encoding imelysin family protein — protein MRKIIGALCIMTLVWACSSDSATDDEVIIPDDQEEVSFERSAMLINWADNIIIPSYEAFSGDLDALLNSFNTFKVDTNEGNLTALRSAWINAYTSWQRVEMFEIGPAESVGFQLNMNIYPTDNEKIDGFIVDGSYDLSLSSNRSAKGFPALDYLLNGLGENDAEILGFYNGDNKEAYLKYTEDVLLDMQALTATVVSDWTTGYRDTFVANDGSSSTASVDRMVNDYIFYFEKYLRAGKMGIPLGVFSGSTLPRNVEAYFDASISNDLFLEGLAAVQDFFNGKHFNSTTQGESLASYLDALNSVKNEEDLSTLINDQMNTAKSMVMDLSAFRAEIEDNNPPTNMLLAYDEVQKAVPMLKVDMVSAMSISIDFVDADGD, from the coding sequence ATGAGAAAGATAATAGGGGCATTGTGTATTATGACCTTAGTATGGGCATGTTCTAGTGATAGTGCTACAGATGATGAGGTAATTATACCAGATGACCAAGAAGAGGTTTCTTTTGAGCGTAGTGCCATGTTAATCAATTGGGCAGATAATATAATCATTCCATCATATGAAGCATTTTCTGGTGATTTGGATGCTTTATTAAATTCATTTAACACTTTTAAAGTAGACACTAATGAAGGTAATTTAACAGCATTACGCTCTGCATGGATAAATGCTTATACTTCTTGGCAGCGTGTTGAAATGTTTGAAATTGGTCCTGCGGAATCGGTAGGTTTTCAACTGAACATGAATATATATCCAACGGATAATGAGAAAATCGATGGGTTTATTGTGGATGGAAGTTATGACTTATCCTTATCCTCTAACAGAAGTGCAAAAGGGTTTCCGGCTTTAGATTACCTGTTAAACGGGTTGGGCGAGAACGATGCTGAAATTTTAGGCTTCTACAATGGCGATAATAAAGAAGCTTATCTAAAATATACAGAAGATGTTTTATTGGACATGCAAGCATTGACCGCAACTGTTGTTTCAGATTGGACTACGGGGTATAGAGATACTTTTGTAGCTAATGATGGATCTTCATCTACCGCATCTGTTGATCGTATGGTAAACGATTATATTTTTTATTTCGAAAAATATCTAAGAGCAGGTAAAATGGGAATTCCATTAGGCGTTTTTTCCGGCAGTACTTTGCCAAGAAATGTTGAAGCGTATTTTGATGCAAGTATTTCCAATGATTTATTTTTAGAAGGTTTAGCGGCTGTTCAAGATTTTTTTAATGGCAAGCATTTTAACTCAACTACACAGGGAGAAAGTTTGGCGTCTTATTTAGATGCATTGAATTCGGTAAAAAACGAAGAAGATTTATCTACGTTGATCAATGATCAAATGAATACGGCAAAAAGTATGGTGATGGATCTTTCAGCCTTTAGAGCGGAGATTGAAGATAACAATCCGCCTACCAATATGCTTTTAGCTTATGATGAAGTACAAAAAGCAGTACCTATGCTAAAAGTAGATATGGTTTCAGCAATGAGTATTAGTATTGATTTTGTTGATGCCGACGGTGATTAA